The Aedes aegypti strain LVP_AGWG chromosome 1, AaegL5.0 Primary Assembly, whole genome shotgun sequence sequence tttaaaaaagttttaatactcgcaaatgttgttttgtttttactttttcccattactagcttaaatttgtctaattgactatagaaaatttgaattaatccacctaaaatttattttaatctttctggcataagaaaatataaaataatgaatattgcaaacaaaacttttcgtggtttattaaAACTaagttgcaaaagagcaaaatatacaaatttactaattaaaaacatattatcgtaccttatttgaccatataaattgttctagacagatgatacaaatacattcaaaaatagaataataagatttcagtttgttaaacaaaaataaatgtaactaatattttaaactacgagtatttttcgaaaacatcattaAGAATACTCCTACAATCCTTCAGTATAACTTATGtgattatattgaagaattttctccaaattattctagcttcaatgtttttttgttctaattagtgtgaactaatgtataaatatttttaataatctatataaataaaaatggaatggtgtttgtatgtcacgaaatggctcgaaAACGGGTCAAcgaatttgaatgattttttgtccgttttgttcgtcaagggttccgacgtgtttgtgtgtattaaAATCCcaagatattcaccgggaaagtcggaaaaacgagagtgcacggaactgtcattttgtatgggacgatcctgggagggagaaaccgatacgaaatttatgtacatcaaggtgagccgagattctgctgtcacgaactgtcactgtgagcccagatctaatacaatggacaaacatgataaaagcgcgtaattgattaaaacatatttttgcattttatcaaatgtgacaaaacatcgattgaaaagctattcatgcttattcaaaagtaatgtcacaatagcaccttttatactgattgaatataaagtattcaaatacgcatcatattactttttccaataaaaacgaaaatgaaatgcatagaaaactttggccgttttttcatgtttgtccagaacgatcgaaggaacacaacaatAGAAAATTAGccattttcatcaagtctgccttgattgtcgttggcaagctggagttttcttgcagttggaaataactttgtgtcatatttcgtgtgtaatatcggtgccGCCCTCCcagggacgatccatagcgtttttcaacagcctacttgatggcaagacgaagtttgccgggaccactagtattttgataaaataatgacatttttgaatttttaaagtattaaaacataacataactagcactaataacaagagcgAGAGCAATATCATTCTtagtatacataattacaccatatatgttttgagaatagatttttttattggtgatccactaaCCCACtaaggtggggcaagtggatcatttggcgcaaatttacAAGTCCcttatactcaatacataaaaataaaaaaaatctaaataaatcaCGATTTGAAGTCTactagtccctcatttgttatccacagaaaaaagtttgaattacattattcacgtaagctgtacataacaatgaagttgacttttgattttgctgtatccacttaccccacggtaccttatataaaattcaaaaaatgtttttggaaaaatacatacgaagtaagaataactctttgcctttcgaatgcgacttaaaaagtttcaattggacgtgtaatcacagaggtatggacagaacacttttgtatgttttagagggggtgaacccaaacttttgcacgtgAATGTATATGTACATAAGTACAAAATATGAATTTCGGCTCCTAAAACGTTATACGTAATTTGCCTCGATAGATGAACTGCACAAAAATAATatagcatgtcaaagttgagcattttgtatgaaattcgaaCTTCTCCTTCTTTGCATTACGTCctcgctgggacagagcctgcttctcagtttgatgttcaataagcacttcctgagagcttcctttaccaaacttgtcattttcgcaatcgtatatcgtgtggcaggtacgattatagtctatgctcagggaagtcaaaaaaatttccattacgaaaagatcctgggccgaccgggaatcgaacccagacacgttcagcatggctttactttgtagccgcggactctaaccactcggctaaggaaggcccctatgaAAATCGGACTACACTACTAACCTACTGAAAACAGATGTATGCCATTAATTCTATAAAACTGAAGAAAAACAGTTTtcattcgattgattttccagATGCGATATAGCTTCTGCAAAAGACTGAAACATACAATTTACAACCATGAAATTATTCATCTAAATACAATTCCATATTTGAAATTGATTTCAGTTTGATGACGgcatcaaaatttgattttgcacacggagaaaacgaagtactcaaatttgggttgtTTTGACCCAACTCGGCACGTTCGTGCGTtaccccaaatttgagtaagtagcctagtactcaaatttgagtagctGCATTGAATTATATCAGTAGGTGATTTTTACCCAATACAACCTCGGgtgaaaatactcaaaaatggGTAGTTTGTTAATGGAAAAGCTTTGCTAATGGATAATATAGTCAAAATATATGAATGTAGTCATGGTTTTGTAATTAATGAAAACGAATAGAgttaaatcatattttattttaccTTAACATCATGATcacatttttctttttatttatttcatctcATTTGAATCATATTCACTGTAATCAGCTTGTCGATTCCGACAATCATCCACTGGGAATCACTGCAGGACAGTTCCGGAAGAAAACAATTATGTTTAACCGAAACATTTGCTGATGGATGATGGTGGATGGGTGGTTCGAACGACAACAGCAATTGGAACGGCCGTCTCGTTTTTTCATCGTTCATGATGGGCGGCAACTAACGGGAACAGCGCAGTTATGTTTAGCTGAGACCAGGACCTTTTTAATTCCGGCAATCCTACACCAAGAACAATTGTAGACCCAGGGCACTGGAACTCCTGAAAAAGAAAAGAACCATTGAACATTATTTGTTTCTGCACACCTCTTCAGTGCACTTTACCTTTAATCAATTCGGAATATTTCCTAGCTGGCTTCCAGTGCTTCCTATAAAACGACGTCATGCACAGTAATTCCACCAACTTTTGgacttattttaaataaaattttggttgtTCAGCTGCTACGTCTAACACCGACGACGACTAATTCAAGATGATCAGAGTTGACGTTTCAAAATGGCTGACACattttttcaaccaaaattgAGTTTAAACAACTCAACGGCTAGTACGCAGCCTAAATGTCGGACGTTGAGTTATTTATACTCAACTTTGGGTTTTCGAAGTGTTTGGCAAATTAATGATCCATTTACATAGTTTAGTGATTTACCGGTTTTGGGGAAGTTTAAAATACGCTGAATACCATCAGTAGTATGTATAAACAAAACAATCATGGTTTCTTTGTAACTCGGACAATACACTAGTTCAAAATAGTAATATTTTGTAATTAGGAGtccaataaacaaaacaagtattttttactcaaatttgagttaacATTAAACAACTCAAAGGTTGAGTTCAATGTACGTATTTGGCAGAACAAAAATTACCCAACTATTCAGTTCGATTGCctttacttaattttgagtataaaaaaacttatttttgagtagTTCGTTTTCTCAGTGCAGTGAATTTGTTGTTCGCTTCTAATTGTTTCTCCATCTATCTTTCACAGGGACTCAACCAGGTAAAAACTGAAGAGTACGAAGTCAAACCGGGCGTTTTCAATGGCGACTTCCACATGGAGTTCTGCGACAACAAGCGCCAACTGTTTCAGGCGTACTTCCGAGACTTTCAAATCGAACGACTAGACAACCCGTGGAGGGCCTACACCGAAGGCTGGCACACGGAAATCGCTGCCAAAAAGCTAGGAATCCAAAGCAAATACCTCGATCGGGACGACTACTGCTACGTGCTGGTGAGAGTATCGAGGTTTCGAGATAGCGCCAAGTTCGCCAAGCCCATCCCTCCCAACCAGGTGCTGGAGAGTGACGTACAGCGGAAGATTCAAACCGTTTCGGTCGGTGATACGACATCGGCCGTACAGTTTATGAACAAGTATGGAACGCATTATATCAATTCGTACGTGACAGGAAACTCTCTGTACCAGGTGTTTGTGTTCAACAAGCGCAACTACGCACATATCAAGGAGAAACTGAAATCGCGAGGTGTCTTGGCGCTTTCCAAAGTGGATTTGTACGATCACTTCGCGCCTTGGTATGTGGAGCACATGGGTAAGATCCGTTGCGCAAGTGGGAACACCACGGTGGAAGCGTGGGCCTCCCGGAAGCTGCGACTGTCGTACTACGTGTTCACTTACAGCAGCTTACTGAAGCTGCACGGGGACGGCGCTCTGTTGAGGATACTGAGCGAACTGCTGCAGAACGAAGCCATACTACAGCTAGATTTGCAATCACTGAGTGTGATATTCAAAGAGCCCCGCAAGCGAGCGTGGTTCGAAGAGATACTTGACAACTATCTCAAACTTTGGGAAGTTAACATGTAGTGTGTCGTGAGTGTGAGTGGATTAACAATCGCGCAATGGAATACAAACAAGCTCCTTATTGTCCTATGTGGTTAATTTTATGTAGACGATTATaagaattttaactaaaagtaaGCTTGCGCGTCTCTCGCGCAATCAAAGTATTTATTGGGTTGATGTGAAGGTGGGTTTTTTACGAACCGGCCGGTTTATTAACTTTATGCTTTATGATACCAGCAGGAAAGGTTGTACACTAAACTTGAAActtaaatcaatgtttttttcttttgaacaaATATAATATATTATCCCAGTGGTTATGATTTGACGAGAATGGCTCAGAGCAAACCCTGAAAAAGCCAAGCTCAGTTATCTTAAATGTTGCTCCACGGACTTATTTGGATCTCCAGAAGCTGCACTAAAAATGTAAGCGAAATATATGCAGATTAAGACGCAGCTCAACAAGTGATCTATTCAACCCAAAATTCTCAAAGTGTTTGTTGGGTGTAATATCTCACTGTAATCCAGATGTTTATCGAAgcactgcttccacctttcaatcaacATAAGTTCGTTCGTTTGAATGATTCCATAGTTATCCCTGCAAATCTCAGTTCACGTTACAAATCCTTAGAGCACTGCGTCGAATTTTTGATTGTACATTTCAATGATGcaagttttaaagtttttgcTCCACTATGCTTAAACGATCCCATCCTCCCAAaagttgaagtgatttggaagaaatttaacTGGTGTTCCAGGTGGAAAGAATGGATCAAAGTAATCTAGGTTAAAGGAAAGGCACTAATTTCCGACCTACAAGAATCCTTTGCCGATTTTCGTATCTCCATACAAAGTTGGCCAACATCATATGAATGGATCGAAAATTAATGATGGTttgaaaattggtgctctttccCTACTATTGTTTACAGCAGATAAGCAGTGTTGCTCTAAAAGTAATTGAAGGATCCACTCAGCATggttcaatcaaaatgtggtcgtTGGCAAAGTTGCAGCTAGGGAGATTCCACCCGAGAACAGCTTATGAACTTTTCCAAAGAATCATAGAATATTTTGACAATGCATTTGAAGATTGGACATACATGGTTGGGCTTTTCCAcaataatttccatacaaacattAAATGGCGTGTACACAGTCAAATGTGTTCCAAATCATGTCAAACTTTGGTGGGATAATATTTATTATAAATGACATCGtttaacctttacagtactgggtGCCGACATCGAAGTCTCAAAGTTCTGTAACTTCGCAATCATTGgatcaattttgatgaaattttcaggaaaaccacaaatgagttatatttttgatccatgcattgaaaatttcgAATTCAATGATGGTTGTAAAATTAGGCCCAAATTTGTAGCAGTCctttaaaaaatgaatgtacacacttaaaaaaaaacggattacggtgaaatttcggtgaacaatctgtaaaatgattgaacaaaatcatagaaataaaacgactgggaatcgaactcccgacctaaagatcaggaagcaggcttgctactacagtcaccccacagttatggatagcacacagatatggatcagagttggattaaaacgggaatTTCTCGCcgaatagagttgcaattacgcagaacagcatattttttccatctgtTAGAAATATAATGTCAACCGTAATCCCAGAAGCGtttattcataactgtgggcattgaaaaccataccacaaatatgaatcaacgataagatGATTCCGAAACCAACGCCAagacgtatgctttcactaacacaccattcgattaaggtccaagtaaaaatggtgcaaaagtcaaaactgaaaaagcagttttctctttttaaatagacaaatcgaagaaaatgaaaacacacagctcttttatttgccaaataaaaaggctgtgtgttcttattttcatcaattaaaaaaattttagttttaaaaggagaaaactgctttttcaattctgacttttgagccattttttcttgcaccttaaatcgcagataaattgctgttatagtactcaactagggttgtcatgtctattacggcttaaccagcggacggtgttttgaaaatacctgaaggtcgtagacacaaaagtcaatttagacaaattgagttgtaagattgtaagattctattatttttcacaatcttagaACTCAAtttctccaaattgactttGAGGTCTACGAccttgctgttatagtgtttcaatccataatatgagacggcatccacaaattacgtaacgctctagggggaggaggggagtaggctcaagcgttttgattcatacaaaaatttgaatttttttatataaaaagcgtaacgaagggggggagggggtcaacaatttccaattttagcgttacgtaataaatggatgctgcctgaGTCGATTTAATCCATAATACGGATCCTCCTCTCCctctgatccacatctgtggggtggacatcgtttgaaatttctatcgaaattgacattttttcgtTAATAACCGCGAATTTTGAggtatattctcaaaaacaactatattctgcagtaaCAGGGaggttattttgttttatacagcgtcaccatgtttttaaatcttattttgttctgaaaaatgacccttagttgattcataactgtggggtgactgtactaaGCCAGCTTTTACTGCTTGATAatggtgtgcaaaaactgaaacaaaaggaagctcatgcctaCCATAGTggctgtcacacgatttcacaagttcggtgaaaataattcTGTTACCGAAatgttcgttagtatttcacagggttacattaaaattgtttgttttacggattttttccggtgaaataatagatttcacggattttgtcggtaaaataggaaaatctgtatttttgttgtttacagttcgaATTcgatgatttatttcacaggatacttcgatttattttaagtgtgtaacATTGATTTACTTGACAGAATGTATCACCTGTTTCAGTTTGGAGACTATTGTGGTCACTAAGGAAACATGGTCTTCGGATATCAGTTTCGGTAGGAATCACAAATGGACATTTCCGAAATATCATGCAATACTACCTTTTGAAATGCCATGTCATGAATAATAAAATGGTTCTGATCATTTTCGGACATTCGGTAACAGGTTCCGATAgggtttcaaatgacacagaaTTGAATATAAATCTTGTCATATGCTTCCTTTTTGGCCTTACGACCCGGAATAGAGCTTTCTTCTCAACTTGATGCACACTTAAGGGGGCAGGAACCGTCatcaattttagaattttcaaaagcagttttttccttcaaaatcaagaaaatttactggaaaatgtgttcatagtattcaattctccaaccgcaacacagtgaacacattctcatcgaataattttcagttttatacagaaaaactgcttttgaagtttcgatgatgacgatgattacgatgacggagcgtttaTCGTTAAAATAAATcacagtatcctgtgaaataaatcaccgaaattgaactgtaaacagtaaaaatacagattttcctgtgaaatctactattctaccgacaaaatccgtgaaatcagctatttttaccggagaaaatcggtgaaatctactattttaccggaaaaaatccgtgaaacaaaccattttactgtaaccccgtgaaatactaacgaacagttcggtaaaagcatTATTTGCACctaacttctgtgaaatcgtgtgacagccgctctggcaggcatgagcttccttttgtatcagtttttgcacaccacttacaagcagtgaaagctggcttagtggtagcaagcctgcttcctgatcggcAGGTTGggagttcgattcctggtcggtatttttctttatgattttgttcaacgattttacagattgtttggtgatttttcaccgaaccttcagctgttgagattacggtgaaatttcattgtaatccataattttttttaagtgtgctTTACAAGCTCGTTCACATTAATGAATCTAGATTGTCATATTTGTATGCAATATTCTCTAAACAAAAACAGTTGATACATTCTGCCAAGCAGATGATTATTTATAAGTTTTCTTGAATTTCCACATCACTTCCATTTTGAGATACCCTAGGTAGTCCAACAAATTCGGACCTTAGTCCAAATCCGGAATTAAATTAGATATTTTTAATGCATGAATGAAAAATATAACTTATTTGCGATTGTAAAGttacagaattttgaaacttcgatGTCGGCACCCAGTGTTGTAAAGGTTGAGCAAGGCAAGAATCATCTAATATTTGAGCAAAGTAACTAACCCTGAGAATGTTTTGTCTTGCTAATGTGATTAAGAGGAAACCTTTTTACATATCAGAATGTTTGACACTCATGAATAATATAGTATTGACTAATTTCTGCGAAAGTTTCCATTTTGCCTCGATACCTGTTTAggtagggatggtacacaaattatgtcacgagTTTTAAACTTTTTCGAAACACACCCCCATCCCCTCCCTTTTTCACACTTTTAGTATGAGTTCTTCGATAATTTTGTAAAGCTTGTACTCCTTTGAGCGTGTGCATGACCCATTACCGGCCTTGTTCTTGACCCAATTTTCGTACTAATAACAAACTTGGAAACTAGCCGAGGGTAATTGAAAAGTATTGCCATTGTGTGATCTTAGAATAAGCATTTATGCCTATAACTTCTATTACTCTATTTAGATAAAAGATATAGCCGTAAACatgtatatttttcaaaagacaCTTTTAACtttctttcaaaaacaaaaaaatattgaaattaaaaatagacATTTGCAGTCAAAACTCGATTATCTCGATATCAGATTATAAAACCATGGTAAAAATTGGATTTATGGTTACCTCGATTATCCCTTGAAGCGCCGTTACGTTAATTTTATGTTCTCTACGTCGATATCTCGTTTATTTGATGGTCCATTCAATATCGAGCTTTGAAGAGTTGGCTGTATATACCCAAAAACAGTATTAACGGTGTTTaagcttttgaaattttgatgaaagtGGTGTGTAGGAATTatcaaatttgttccaatagtaACCTATGACCTACGGTACTACCCATAATCGCCAATAAGATTAAAATTCATTTTAGTCTTTTTTACCTAATAATACACTGGTTAGACATGCGAacatggtcttatccactggaGTACTAAACTAACTcggaattttgacactagagcgggtccataTCACGTGGTGATCATACGGGAGCGtaccccgctcaagtgtcacaattctcagaccgtgTGAATTTAGTACTCATGTGGATTAGACCATAGCTTATTTGTTCTAAAATATTTGGACTGTAAAAGGAAACGTATTGACATGATCACATACATCTACTTATTCAAAGAAACACCCGGTTTGCAGAGTGATATTCGGATAGTTTAGCGTATAAACCAGATCACTATGACAGTGACTTGGTGTTAACGTTAATTTATCCATGTAATCGTTCATGAAACTCACTGATACGGATAAAACGATGTATGCGTTTGCAGATGACAAAagtaagaaattcaaaaaaaaatcaaaaagtcttCTTCAGTTaacttttgaatttcaatcttTAGCAAATTCAGATTACTTCaccaaaattgtgaaaatatgCAAGAATGCAGTTGGGAACACAAAAACGCGTTTTCTCTGCAAAGGTAGAGCTTGTTGTTACGTCGACCATGCAAACATGGGCAGGGTAGTTCAGCAGTTCGAATGTTTTGTTTACTTTGTAGCACAGTGTAATGTATACCAAATTGTTGTTCCAATTTGCTCAAAAAACAGATTGAATGATGGAAATTTACCTTTTAAAATAACTTCCCTTTCCTGCTGAAATGGCTATTAGTTCTGCTGATATCGATGTTTGAACAAAAACCAAACGAAATTACAAGCACGTGCACATCAGTCGCCCAAAGATTCGCCAATTAGCAAAGGCAGACGAAATTATCAACGGTAAAGCAACGAGACGAAACCGTACCTGCCTAGTGCTGTGTAGAACGAAGTGCTATGTCGAAAGCATTATAACCCAACAAAAGCAATACAAAGCAACTTTTAGTTAATAAGAAAAGTCTTAATTAAGTTCAACGATAacgcaaataaaattatttttatagtgCCAAGTATTTCAAAGTACATCCCAATAAAGTGGATGATGAACAAAAAATGGACGAGGGATGGAACAAAACGCAATCAATTTCAAACTACTTCACTGCTGTGATAGATTAGATAATAACTTATTAAGTGTAAGATTCCCTTAATAGTAACCTTGGGATTAGGGAAGCATGTGATTGCAATAATTGAGGAAGAGCAAACCCTCATGTCAGTGGATGCCGGAACAAAATTAAGTAGAGAAGAATCAACTCTGTCAATCTCCATTTCAGTCAAGTGCTTTGTTCGGATTGGATTATTGATATGTAATTAGCATGGCAAGTTGCACACTTAGATGTTCCTTTGAGCTCACGATCTTTGAAAACACTCTAGTTAGAGCCACGGTTTCCTAGAAAATACTTGAAAGATACATACGAGAAGGTGAGCATTTAATTTACGCGTGAGCAATCGAAAAGCAACAATAGGGGAAACGTACACTATCAATCTGACGGTCAAAGCTAATGATTGGCCAAGCGAGCAATTAGTCTATCATTGATATGTATGTAAATATAAGGTAAACACTAATAAAAACCAGCTTTAATCTTGTAAAAAGAAATAAACTTGACTAACGATAAACAATCCGAACTACTAGCTAGAAATAAATATGAACAATCATTATTTACTTTGGCTTTAATGCTTTGAAGACCAAGTTTTACCACTTATATCACAACTACCATTTTAACGAGGAAATATTTTTCCTTCGTGCACAGCGCTCGTTGCCAGCCCAAATTTCTGTTGCCTTCAACATGGTTTTATCagttggctaaggaaggcgccGTCCCTCATGTGCTACAGTGAAaacctctatgagtcgatgttctattAGCCGAAAACGTCAATCATAGGGAAGTTTTGTTCAAAAGTCCTCCGGAGAATTGTAATATTACTCGAATCAAACAACACACATCACTTCGTGCTTATTGCGTAAATAAATCATCTGTATCAAATACTTGAGAAATAGGGAGCCgttattcttggcacttttgattctctTCGGTAGTGAAGTTTTTCGGAAGCTTATcagttcatatttggccacaatatgcgtcgtattaatgtacttcttattgcaaagtatTAGagaattcggccgagaaaactccccatgccaaagtgaatcatgaaa is a genomic window containing:
- the LOC5573380 gene encoding torso-like protein, translated to MTKLIVLNVLGTLVGPLLLLTLLLSSLDSCVGQRESQLRLGKAINIFIRYGYLSISMKVISYNDSETWLFKEPTKNIFKGLNQVKTEEYEVKPGVFNGDFHMEFCDNKRQLFQAYFRDFQIERLDNPWRAYTEGWHTEIAAKKLGIQSKYLDRDDYCYVLVRVSRFRDSAKFAKPIPPNQVLESDVQRKIQTVSVGDTTSAVQFMNKYGTHYINSYVTGNSLYQVFVFNKRNYAHIKEKLKSRGVLALSKVDLYDHFAPWYVEHMGKIRCASGNTTVEAWASRKLRLSYYVFTYSSLLKLHGDGALLRILSELLQNEAILQLDLQSLSVIFKEPRKRAWFEEILDNYLKLWEVNM